In one window of Planctomycetota bacterium DNA:
- a CDS encoding type II toxin-antitoxin system HicB family antitoxin — protein sequence MKMIVTLERDETGAVVAECPAIPGCVSQGKTEDEALANIREAIQACLEARAANGMPLTVATREVEVKV from the coding sequence ATGAAAATGATTGTGACGCTTGAGCGGGACGAGACCGGCGCGGTGGTGGCCGAGTGTCCGGCCATTCCCGGCTGCGTCTCCCAGGGCAAGACCGAGGACGAAGCCCTCGCCAACATCCGCGAGGCGATTCAGGCGTGCCTGGAGGCCCGGGCGGCCAACGGCATGCCGCTCACCGTCGCGACGCGCGAGGTCGAGGTGAAGGTCTGA
- a CDS encoding type II toxin-antitoxin system HicA family toxin, with protein MAKLPAISGAEAVRRFERAGWRVDRQKGSHVVLLKQGHIASLSVPQHKELAPGTLRSLIRAAGMTVEEFERVH; from the coding sequence ATGGCCAAGTTGCCCGCCATCTCGGGCGCTGAAGCCGTCAGGCGCTTCGAGCGCGCGGGGTGGCGCGTGGACCGGCAAAAGGGCAGCCACGTCGTCCTCCTGAAGCAAGGTCATATCGCCAGCCTGTCGGTTCCGCAGCACAAGGAACTTGCGCCGGGCACGCTGCGCTCGCTGATTCGGGCGGCCGGGATGACGGTCGAGGAGTTTGAGCGCGTTCACTGA